GCGTGGCCATCGCCCGGGCTGCGGCCGAGGAGCCGTGGGGCCTGCACGAGATGCACGTGACCGACCCCGACGGCATCACCCTGATCTTCGTCCAGGTGCCCGACACCCATCCGCTGCGCCGGGATACGCGTTGACTCAGAACTGACGCTGCACTCGTGCGAGTAGCGGTGTGCGTGGATTCAAAGTCAACAGCCGGGTTCCGACCTCAGCGCGCCGGTGTCGACAGCGGCCAGCCCACCGAGGCCAGCCGTGCGGCGACCTGATTGATCTCTTCGGGATTCGGGTCCTTGTCGATGACATTGCGCACCGCCAGCCGGATCTCGTCATCGGTGACCGGGCTGTCGCCGGTGCTGGACCGCAGGATGTCGTGGGTGGCCTGAACCACCTCGTCCTCGGACAGCGACCGGGTCAGCAGGGCCAGCAGGGCGAACTGGTCGGTGTGGGGCACCCCCTCGGGGTAGCCCGCCCGCAGCCAGTTCAGGACGTTGTCCAGGAAGCTCGTCGTCTCCGTCACGATGCTCAGCTCACTTCTTGGGCAGGAACGGGAACAGGTCGACACCGGTGTGGTGGATGATCGTGGTCCGCGTGATCCACGCGATGGCAACCAGGATCACCAGACCGACCAAGGCGAACAGCGTCAGCCCTAGAAACCTCAGTGCGGGGTTGGGGGCGTGGGTGGTGCCGTCGGCGTTCGCACCGCCGGCACCGTTGGAGTAGGCCACGAGCCCCGCGGCGAACACCGCGGGCAGGCCGGCGCCGAGGATCAGCCCGACCACGAGCACCTTGAAAATGGCTTCCAGATAAGTCATTGCGATTCCTTGTGTCCGCTGTGTGTGGTCAGGAGATCAGACGCTGGCTTTGTCGGCGCCGGGCTTCTTCTCGGCGGTCGTTGCGGCGGGCTTGGCGGCTTCACGGACGTCGGCGGGCACCACTGAGTTGGTGGAGTGGTCCCAATCGGCATTGACGTTGCTGTGGTCGACCTTCTGCTGCTGGGCGCGCCACCACATGTATCCCGACAGGGCGACCAGGACCAGGAAGATCAGCCCGTCACCGGCGAGCGCCGATGAGGTCAGCGACTCGACCCCGTGGGACAGCCAGAAAGCCAGCGCGCCGACGATGCCTGCGGCGGGAAGCGTCACCAGCCAGGCCACGGCCATGCGCCCGGCGACCGCCCAGCGCACCTCGGCACCGGGCTTGCCGACGCCGCTGCCCAGGATCGAACCGGTGGCCACGTGGGTGGTCGACAGGGCCATACCGGCCGCACTGGAGCTCAGGATGATCGCGGCCGATGACGCCTCGGCGGCCAGGCCCTGCGGGGATTCGATCTCGACGAGGCCCTTGCCCAAGGTGCGGATGACGCGCCAGCCGCCGATGTAGGTACCGAGGCCGATGGCCAACGCGCAGGACGCGATGATCCAGAACGGCAGTCCGTCGTTCTTCACGTCACCGCTGAGGTGGCCGGTGGTGATGAGCGCGAGCGCGATGACGCCCATGGTCTTCTGGGCGTCATTGGTGCCGTGCGACAGCGCGACGAGCGACGCGGTGGCGATCTGTCCCCAGCGGAACCCGGCCTCGCGGCGCTTCTGCGCGACGTTGCGGGTGATGCGGTAGACGAGCCAGGTGCCGCAACCTGCCACCAGGCAGGCGATCACCGGGGCGGCCACCGCCGGGATCAGCACCTTCTGCGTGACGCCGGTCCAGTTGACCCCCGCCAGACCGATCGCGGCCAGGCCGGCGCCGATCAAGCCGCCGAACAGCGCGTGCGAGGAGCTCGACGGGATGCCGAACAGCCAGGTGAGCAGGTTCCACAGGATGCCGCCGATCAGGCCGGCGAAGATGATCGTCAGCCCGGTCGAGGCGTCGATCGACGGGATCAGGGATCCGGTCTTGGAGTCCTGGATCTTCAGCACCGAGCTCGTGACGGTGATGGCGACCTCCACCGACAGGAACGCGCCGACCAGGTTCAGCACCCCAGCCAGCAGCACCGCCGTCTTCGGCTTGA
Above is a window of Mycolicibacterium boenickei DNA encoding:
- a CDS encoding DUF3349 domain-containing protein, whose product is MTETTSFLDNVLNWLRAGYPEGVPHTDQFALLALLTRSLSEDEVVQATHDILRSSTGDSPVTDDEIRLAVRNVIDKDPNPEEINQVAARLASVGWPLSTPAR
- a CDS encoding inorganic phosphate transporter, which codes for MSAELIVLVLLIATALAFDFTNGFHDTGNAMATSIATRALKPKTAVLLAGVLNLVGAFLSVEVAITVTSSVLKIQDSKTGSLIPSIDASTGLTIIFAGLIGGILWNLLTWLFGIPSSSSHALFGGLIGAGLAAIGLAGVNWTGVTQKVLIPAVAAPVIACLVAGCGTWLVYRITRNVAQKRREAGFRWGQIATASLVALSHGTNDAQKTMGVIALALITTGHLSGDVKNDGLPFWIIASCALAIGLGTYIGGWRVIRTLGKGLVEIESPQGLAAEASSAAIILSSSAAGMALSTTHVATGSILGSGVGKPGAEVRWAVAGRMAVAWLVTLPAAGIVGALAFWLSHGVESLTSSALAGDGLIFLVLVALSGYMWWRAQQQKVDHSNVNADWDHSTNSVVPADVREAAKPAATTAEKKPGADKASV